From the genome of Scytonema hofmannii PCC 7110, one region includes:
- a CDS encoding HMA2 domain-containing protein: MTPRKREKSNKNIIPNQARRANKTNSSVANKTTSPERISYSVAHAIPGRIRFRIPRLVKDSTYAEKLKLVMESDSRITKVRVNPTAASIVIDYSIGIIKDEQVRAHLVHLIQTAPDIVVPTRVTAKSIVGTVFDAAIHLIDTTRNINQAHNAIKYQRYREDTWERVLSTTRNIIKRLKSATMFILPNKRWQKHSKPDEVGLQPLKLQAVGEGDL, translated from the coding sequence ATGACTCCTAGAAAAAGAGAGAAGTCTAACAAAAATATTATCCCCAATCAGGCTCGGCGAGCTAACAAGACAAACTCAAGTGTAGCTAATAAAACTACGTCACCTGAAAGGATATCCTATAGTGTTGCTCATGCAATTCCCGGACGCATTCGTTTTCGCATTCCTCGGCTAGTAAAGGATTCTACCTATGCCGAGAAACTGAAGCTGGTTATGGAATCTGACTCTAGAATTACGAAAGTACGTGTTAACCCTACAGCAGCTTCCATTGTTATCGATTATTCAATAGGGATAATAAAAGATGAGCAAGTGCGAGCGCATTTAGTCCATCTGATACAAACCGCTCCAGATATAGTAGTACCAACGAGAGTTACAGCTAAATCAATTGTGGGAACCGTTTTTGATGCTGCCATCCATCTCATTGACACAACACGTAACATCAACCAAGCGCATAATGCTATTAAATACCAACGATATAGAGAAGATACTTGGGAGCGAGTACTGTCTACCACAAGAAATATCATCAAAAGGCTAAAATCTGCTACCATGTTTATCCTGCCCAACAAACGATGGCAAAAGCATAGCAAGCCCGATGAGGTAGGTTTGCAGCCTTTAAAACTACAAGCTGTTGGGGAGGGTGATTTATAG
- a CDS encoding aspartyl/asparaginyl beta-hydroxylase domain-containing protein — MEIFNEYHLDPKQFPFLNSFQDNWLVIRDEFTRFIKDASDEELKFTYDVLGPKSQTIKTKGNAKYSAFGILFQGIFIEKYIQVHQIKYPDYNSYEASEKALALREKYFPNLAKVIETVNLSDDNLIRNVYFGTFHPGLDIKLHVNYNPHMNRGYLGLIVPEGDVAMKICHEQLYWYEGEVMVLDHSYPHCPHNYTNYDRTVLVIDFFKPEQSREEAIRFEKELVTQRMQDNPYSLGVFGKSDKAKEEDFIKYGLAHQLEWDKAL; from the coding sequence ATGGAAATTTTTAATGAGTATCATCTGGACCCAAAGCAATTTCCTTTTCTCAACAGCTTTCAAGATAATTGGCTAGTAATTCGAGATGAATTTACACGCTTTATTAAGGATGCATCTGATGAGGAGTTAAAATTCACTTACGATGTTCTAGGACCAAAAAGTCAAACAATTAAAACCAAGGGAAATGCGAAATACAGTGCCTTTGGTATCTTATTTCAAGGGATTTTTATTGAAAAATATATTCAAGTACATCAAATAAAATATCCTGATTATAATTCCTATGAAGCATCAGAAAAAGCACTTGCGTTAAGAGAGAAATATTTCCCAAATTTAGCTAAAGTCATAGAAACAGTAAACTTAAGCGATGATAATCTCATCAGAAATGTATATTTTGGTACATTCCATCCCGGTTTAGATATCAAACTGCACGTAAACTATAACCCTCATATGAATCGCGGTTATTTAGGATTGATCGTACCAGAGGGGGATGTGGCGATGAAAATATGTCACGAGCAACTTTACTGGTATGAAGGAGAAGTTATGGTTTTAGACCATAGCTATCCACACTGTCCGCATAATTACACCAATTATGACAGAACAGTCTTAGTGATAGACTTTTTTAAACCAGAACAGTCTAGAGAAGAAGCAATACGATTTGAAAAAGAACTCGTTACACAACGAATGCAAGATAATCCATACAGCTTAGGTGTGTTTGGTAAAAGCGATAAAGCTAAAGAAGAAGATTTTATCAAGTATGGTTTAGCTCATCAGCTGGAGTGGGATAAAGCTTTGTAA
- a CDS encoding nitrilase-related carbon-nitrogen hydrolase yields the protein MVADLETTESFRALALQVTCHAINQVTDCQEVRSLMQDTINRLAKQIAASIAFIGGDCRLIVLPEYFLTGFPMGESLPVWAEKACLEMAGAEYEALGKIAQHYNIFLAGNAYEVDPNFPGLYFQTCFVIDPSGTVVLRYRRLNSMFAPTPHDVWDKYLDCYGLEGVFPVAKTAIGNLAALASEEILYPEVARCLTMRGAEIFLHSTSEVYSKERAPKEAAKICRAVENMAYVVSANSAGIANTAIPSASTDGGSKIVDYRGLILAETASGESMAAFAEIDLAALRRYRRRPGLNNLLSRQRLELYAQSYSQSHFYPANTMLDKEVDRKHFIQTQQETIERLAQLGVI from the coding sequence ATGGTAGCCGATCTCGAAACTACAGAATCCTTTCGAGCCTTAGCACTGCAAGTGACTTGTCATGCTATTAACCAGGTAACTGACTGTCAGGAAGTACGCTCGTTGATGCAAGACACTATCAACCGTCTGGCAAAACAAATTGCTGCCAGTATTGCGTTTATTGGTGGTGACTGTCGTTTGATTGTTCTACCAGAGTATTTCCTCACAGGTTTTCCCATGGGAGAATCACTACCTGTGTGGGCAGAAAAAGCGTGTCTCGAAATGGCAGGTGCAGAGTACGAAGCGCTTGGTAAGATTGCACAGCATTATAATATTTTTCTCGCAGGTAATGCTTACGAGGTTGACCCCAACTTTCCAGGACTGTATTTTCAAACTTGCTTTGTCATTGACCCCTCTGGAACAGTGGTCTTGCGGTATCGACGGTTAAATTCTATGTTTGCACCAACTCCTCATGATGTTTGGGATAAGTATCTCGACTGCTACGGGCTAGAGGGTGTTTTTCCAGTTGCCAAAACAGCAATTGGTAATTTGGCAGCGCTAGCTTCAGAAGAAATTCTATATCCGGAAGTGGCGAGATGTTTGACAATGCGGGGGGCAGAAATTTTTCTGCATTCAACTTCAGAAGTTTATAGCAAAGAACGCGCACCCAAAGAAGCCGCAAAAATCTGCCGCGCAGTAGAAAATATGGCATATGTAGTGTCCGCAAATAGTGCAGGTATAGCTAACACTGCTATTCCCAGTGCTTCTACTGATGGGGGATCAAAAATTGTTGACTATAGGGGATTAATCTTAGCTGAAACTGCTTCCGGGGAGAGTATGGCAGCATTTGCAGAGATTGATTTAGCTGCTTTACGCCGCTATCGCCGCCGACCTGGGTTAAATAATTTACTTTCCCGACAGCGTTTGGAACTCTACGCACAAAGTTATTCTCAATCCCACTTCTACCCAGCAAATACTATGCTGGATAAAGAAGTAGACCGCAAACATTTTATCCAGACCCAGCAAGAAACTATAGAACGTTTAGCTCAATTAGGAGTTATATAG
- the hisS gene encoding histidine--tRNA ligase, with product MAKSEKINFSTPSGFPEFLPGEKRLEVYLLDTIRKVYESYGFTPIETPAVERLEVLQAKGNQGDNIIYGINPILPPNRQAEKDKAGETGSEARALKFDQTVPLAAYIARHLNDLSFPFARYQMDLVFRGERAKDGRFRQFRQCDIDVVGRRELSLFYDAQMPAIIAEIFDAINIGDFLIRINNRKVLTGFFSSVGVEAEKIKSCIGIIDTLEKVGEAKVIQEFEKEGVLAEQTQKIIDFINIKGSVDEVLDKLKYLAQSAQEAEIFNLGVTELETVISGVRNLGVAENRFCLDLSIARGLDYYTGTVYETSLVGHEALGSICSGGRYEELVGVFLGEKMPGVGISIGLTRLMSRLLKAGILNPLAATPTQVIVVNVQEDLMPVYLNVSQTLRKAGINVVTNFEQRPLGKQFQQAEKQGIQFCVIIGSEEAAAQKAALKDLKTREQIEVPLENLAEAIKQRLAP from the coding sequence ATGGCAAAATCTGAAAAAATTAACTTTTCGACCCCTAGCGGTTTTCCTGAATTTCTTCCCGGTGAGAAACGTTTGGAAGTATACTTACTCGATACAATCCGAAAAGTTTATGAAAGTTATGGATTTACACCTATAGAAACTCCAGCTGTAGAACGTTTGGAAGTTTTACAAGCAAAAGGCAATCAAGGTGACAATATAATTTACGGTATTAATCCTATCTTACCACCAAACCGACAAGCAGAAAAGGATAAGGCAGGAGAGACAGGCTCGGAAGCAAGAGCTTTAAAATTTGACCAAACGGTTCCTCTAGCAGCATATATTGCTCGTCACCTTAATGATTTGAGTTTTCCATTTGCTCGTTACCAAATGGATCTTGTGTTTCGAGGGGAGAGGGCAAAAGATGGACGATTTCGTCAGTTTAGGCAATGTGATATAGACGTTGTAGGGCGTCGTGAACTCAGTTTATTTTATGATGCTCAAATGCCTGCTATTATTGCTGAGATATTTGATGCGATTAACATTGGTGATTTCCTTATTCGTATTAATAATCGTAAAGTTCTCACGGGATTCTTTAGCTCGGTGGGGGTGGAAGCAGAGAAAATTAAATCTTGCATCGGTATTATTGATACTTTAGAAAAAGTTGGGGAAGCGAAGGTTATACAAGAGTTTGAAAAAGAAGGAGTTTTAGCAGAGCAAACTCAAAAAATTATTGATTTCATTAATATTAAAGGTTCCGTTGATGAAGTATTAGATAAACTTAAATACTTAGCTCAATCGGCACAAGAAGCTGAGATATTTAACTTGGGAGTTACAGAGTTAGAAACGGTGATTTCCGGTGTTCGCAATCTGGGAGTTGCGGAAAATCGTTTTTGTCTTGATTTATCTATTGCTCGCGGTCTTGATTATTATACAGGAACTGTTTACGAAACAAGTTTAGTAGGACATGAAGCGCTAGGAAGTATTTGTTCCGGTGGTAGGTATGAAGAATTAGTGGGAGTATTTTTAGGCGAAAAAATGCCTGGAGTAGGAATTTCTATTGGTTTAACTCGCTTAATGAGCCGTTTGTTAAAAGCTGGTATTTTGAACCCACTCGCAGCAACTCCAACTCAGGTAATAGTGGTGAATGTGCAAGAGGACTTGATGCCAGTTTATCTCAATGTGTCTCAAACGTTGCGGAAAGCAGGAATTAATGTTGTCACAAATTTTGAGCAACGACCTTTAGGTAAACAATTCCAACAAGCTGAAAAACAGGGAATTCAATTTTGTGTCATTATTGGCTCTGAGGAAGCAGCAGCACAAAAGGCAGCTCTCAAGGATTTGAAAACACGGGAGCAAATAGAAGTCCCGTTAGAAAATTTGGCTGAAGCAATTAAACAGAGACTCGCTCCTTAA
- a CDS encoding DUF3598 family protein: MSLIREEMPVLVRHEGDWVGTYTVVDVEGKIIDKHESHLTCQFPEDDAYSYYQINRYKWSNGKQEEHQFPGTYRDKALWFNTDRIDGKAWEVDNATIILWFSYKTAPDMYLYEMINLSPCNNYRFRTWHWFKNHQLFQRTLIQEERLR; this comes from the coding sequence ATGTCACTTATTCGCGAAGAAATGCCTGTTCTGGTACGTCATGAAGGAGATTGGGTAGGTACGTACACAGTGGTTGATGTAGAAGGAAAAATTATCGACAAGCATGAGTCGCATTTGACCTGTCAGTTTCCAGAAGATGATGCTTATTCCTACTATCAAATTAATCGTTACAAGTGGTCTAATGGTAAACAAGAAGAGCATCAGTTTCCAGGGACTTATCGAGACAAAGCATTATGGTTTAATACAGACCGTATTGATGGGAAAGCTTGGGAAGTTGACAATGCAACAATTATTTTGTGGTTTTCTTATAAAACTGCACCGGATATGTATTTATATGAAATGATTAATCTCAGCCCCTGCAATAACTACCGTTTCCGCACCTGGCATTGGTTTAAAAATCATCAACTCTTCCAACGGACTTTGATTCAAGAAGAACGGTTGCGTTGA
- a CDS encoding aldehyde dehydrogenase family protein has product MSKAIEVRNPRTGKFDYVIIPPPAKLLAQQCSRLRRSQKNWQQLSIEGRIEALQQWKQVILSGREKLTEALVNDTGRLSISVMEIDSFLSSIDRWCKLAPELLQESPKNTAIPFIELQQTAVPYPLVGVISPWNFPLLLSTIDTIPALLAGCAVIVKPSEIAPRFVAPLLAALNNVPKLRDVLTFVEGAAETGAALIENVDLICFTGGVETGRKVAEIAAKYFIPAFLELGGKDPAIVLESADLDLATSAILWGSVVNTGQSCQSIERIYVAESIMEPFVKQLVDKAQRLKLAYPTADSGEIGPIIAERQAAIVSDHLLDAVELGAVVHCGGEIESHGGGWWCCPTVLTQVNHGMKVMTEETFGPIMPVMSFSTVEEAITLANDSIYGLSAAVFAGSDAEAIEVARHIDAGGISINDAALTALVHEGEKNSFKFSGLGGSRMGTTALTRFMRKKAFLVKTNSMSDPWWFK; this is encoded by the coding sequence ATGTCAAAAGCAATAGAAGTCCGCAATCCTCGGACTGGAAAATTTGATTATGTAATTATACCGCCACCAGCAAAGCTACTCGCACAGCAATGCAGTCGCTTGCGGCGATCGCAAAAAAATTGGCAACAGCTTAGTATAGAAGGTAGAATCGAAGCCCTTCAGCAGTGGAAGCAAGTCATATTATCTGGACGAGAGAAACTGACTGAGGCTTTGGTGAATGATACGGGAAGGTTATCAATATCAGTTATGGAAATTGATTCATTCCTTTCTAGTATCGATCGCTGGTGTAAACTAGCTCCAGAACTGCTCCAAGAATCGCCAAAAAATACAGCTATTCCTTTTATTGAACTACAGCAAACAGCAGTTCCCTATCCTTTAGTCGGTGTCATTAGCCCGTGGAATTTTCCCTTATTACTTTCAACAATTGATACTATTCCCGCCTTGTTAGCTGGTTGTGCTGTCATCGTTAAACCTAGTGAGATAGCACCTCGGTTTGTTGCACCTCTATTAGCTGCACTCAATAACGTTCCAAAGTTACGAGATGTATTAACTTTTGTAGAAGGAGCAGCAGAAACCGGAGCGGCTCTGATAGAGAATGTAGATTTAATTTGTTTTACGGGAGGTGTAGAAACAGGACGAAAAGTTGCCGAAATTGCAGCAAAATACTTTATACCTGCTTTTCTGGAATTGGGAGGGAAAGACCCAGCAATTGTTTTAGAATCCGCTGACTTAGATTTGGCAACATCAGCAATTTTGTGGGGTTCGGTCGTGAATACCGGACAGTCTTGTCAATCCATTGAGCGAATTTATGTTGCTGAATCTATAATGGAACCATTCGTGAAACAACTTGTAGACAAAGCGCAACGTCTTAAGTTAGCTTATCCCACAGCCGATAGCGGAGAAATTGGTCCTATTATTGCAGAAAGACAGGCTGCGATCGTTAGCGACCATCTGTTAGATGCAGTAGAACTAGGCGCTGTTGTGCATTGTGGCGGTGAAATTGAGAGCCATGGTGGAGGTTGGTGGTGTTGTCCTACAGTTCTCACTCAAGTTAACCATGGTATGAAGGTTATGACTGAAGAAACATTTGGTCCGATTATGCCCGTAATGTCCTTTTCCACAGTTGAAGAAGCAATAACTTTGGCAAATGATTCTATCTACGGATTGAGTGCAGCCGTTTTTGCAGGCTCAGATGCAGAAGCGATAGAAGTTGCCCGTCATATAGATGCAGGTGGTATTAGTATTAATGATGCTGCTCTCACTGCTTTGGTGCATGAGGGAGAGAAAAATTCTTTTAAGTTTTCTGGTTTAGGCGGTTCGCGTATGGGAACAACAGCACTGACACGTTTTATGCGAAAAAAAGCATTTTTGGTGAAAACTAACTCTATGAGTGACCCTTGGTGGTTTAAATAG
- a CDS encoding four helix bundle protein: protein MAEINDFKDLKIWQKGMDIAEKCYFLTKPFPKDELYGMVQQIRKSAVSIPANIAEGYGRRSTLEYIRFLNIAQGSVNELETHVILSHRVGLSKQEDIEPIISLLREESRMIIALIKKLE from the coding sequence ATGGCAGAGATTAATGATTTTAAAGACTTAAAAATCTGGCAAAAAGGTATGGATATAGCCGAAAAGTGCTATTTTTTGACTAAACCTTTTCCCAAAGACGAGTTATATGGCATGGTACAACAAATTAGGAAATCCGCTGTCTCTATTCCAGCCAATATAGCCGAGGGATATGGAAGAAGATCGACACTTGAATACATTAGATTTCTGAATATTGCTCAAGGCTCGGTTAATGAATTAGAAACACACGTTATTCTATCGCATCGGGTAGGTCTATCTAAACAAGAAGATATAGAACCAATTATTTCTTTGCTACGAGAAGAGAGTCGAATGATTATTGCCCTCATTAAGAAGCTAGAATAA
- a CDS encoding amidohydrolase family protein, with protein sequence MSEVPVLDLIIKNVRVVRPHQNAVELLDLGIKDGKFAEIAPHISPDISKEVFDAQNLLGFPGIVDAHMHVGIYQPLDRDAVTETKAAAMGGVTTSLNYIRTGQYYLNKGGSYKDFFPEVLARSQGNFFVDYGYHIAPISAQHIDEMQMLFEEYGIGSFKIFMFYGGYGLHGLSDQQNLFLMINKEERYDLAHFEFIMRGLSKLRESHPEASDRISLSLHCEVAEILNAYTKIVQQDSTLTGLKAYSAARPPHSEGLAICIASYLAHETNCLNINLLHLSSRKAVEAALMMQTVFPHINFRREVTVGHLLLDIDTPTGKWAKVNPPIRSRADVEYLWQAVLDRQIDWIVSDHACCSAEQKVNLKDPNNIWLAKSGFGGTEYLLSGVFSEGSKRGMSYNHMAELLSLNPAQRFGLRSKGNVAVGYDADLALLDPNETFVVRATESESQQGYTPFEGLELTGRVKTTFLRGNKICDRGQVIGAPRGRFCSGSHT encoded by the coding sequence GTGTCTGAAGTTCCTGTATTAGATCTAATTATCAAAAATGTGCGGGTCGTGCGTCCCCATCAAAATGCAGTTGAACTGCTGGATTTGGGAATTAAGGATGGGAAATTTGCCGAGATTGCTCCTCATATTAGCCCAGACATAAGCAAAGAGGTCTTTGATGCCCAAAATCTGCTGGGTTTTCCTGGGATTGTGGATGCTCATATGCACGTCGGGATTTATCAACCTCTGGACCGAGATGCTGTGACTGAAACTAAAGCAGCTGCAATGGGGGGCGTGACTACCAGTTTGAATTATATTCGTACAGGGCAGTATTATCTCAATAAGGGTGGCTCGTATAAAGATTTTTTTCCAGAGGTGTTGGCGCGATCGCAGGGCAATTTTTTTGTTGATTACGGCTATCATATCGCCCCAATTAGCGCTCAACATATTGATGAGATGCAGATGCTGTTTGAGGAGTATGGGATTGGCTCGTTCAAAATCTTTATGTTTTATGGGGGCTATGGTTTGCATGGTCTTTCTGACCAACAAAATCTTTTCCTAATGATTAACAAAGAGGAAAGGTACGATCTAGCTCACTTTGAATTTATCATGCGCGGTTTGAGTAAGCTCAGGGAAAGTCACCCAGAAGCAAGCGATCGCATTAGCCTGAGTCTTCATTGCGAAGTAGCGGAAATCCTCAACGCCTACACTAAAATTGTCCAGCAAGATTCCACCCTTACCGGTTTAAAAGCATACAGTGCTGCTCGTCCGCCCCATTCTGAAGGGTTAGCTATCTGCATTGCTTCCTACTTGGCACACGAAACCAATTGTCTCAATATAAATCTATTACACCTCAGTTCTCGCAAAGCAGTGGAAGCTGCTTTGATGATGCAAACTGTCTTTCCTCACATCAATTTCCGACGGGAAGTCACTGTTGGACACCTTTTGTTAGATATAGATACACCTACAGGCAAATGGGCGAAGGTCAACCCTCCGATCCGTTCTCGTGCAGATGTAGAATACTTGTGGCAGGCTGTACTTGATCGCCAAATTGATTGGATTGTTAGCGATCACGCTTGTTGTTCAGCCGAACAAAAAGTAAATTTGAAAGACCCAAATAACATTTGGCTTGCCAAATCCGGATTTGGTGGTACAGAATACCTCCTTTCTGGTGTTTTTAGTGAAGGTAGCAAGCGCGGTATGTCCTACAATCACATGGCTGAGTTATTAAGCTTAAATCCAGCCCAAAGGTTTGGGTTGCGTTCAAAAGGTAATGTTGCAGTTGGTTATGATGCGGATCTAGCACTGCTAGACCCCAATGAGACTTTTGTTGTGCGTGCGACTGAGTCGGAGTCACAGCAAGGCTATACCCCGTTTGAAGGATTGGAGTTAACAGGACGGGTCAAAACAACTTTTTTACGTGGAAACAAAATTTGCGATCGCGGACAAGTCATTGGTGCGCCCAGAGGACGTTTTTGTAGTGGTTCTCATACATGA
- a CDS encoding nuclear transport factor 2 family protein, which yields MTDNTLKIAHQAFEHFKHGLETGDWNQFLEMVTDDFNFWFPMGKYHGLHEGKEKAREFFQYVAEAFRGGLAVTLDRVTSNETTVVFEFRDEGQLFGEPYKNRVAVSFDVREDKICSYREYFGSDGKSY from the coding sequence ATGACAGATAATACTTTAAAAATTGCTCATCAAGCATTTGAACACTTTAAGCACGGTTTGGAAACGGGCGATTGGAACCAGTTTTTAGAAATGGTTACCGATGACTTTAATTTCTGGTTTCCTATGGGGAAATATCACGGCTTGCATGAGGGAAAAGAAAAAGCAAGAGAATTTTTTCAATATGTTGCTGAAGCTTTCAGAGGTGGGCTAGCTGTGACATTAGATCGCGTGACAAGCAATGAAACAACGGTGGTTTTTGAATTTCGAGATGAAGGGCAGTTATTTGGAGAACCTTATAAAAATCGGGTAGCTGTTTCTTTTGATGTGCGGGAGGATAAAATTTGCAGCTATCGAGAATACTTTGGTAGCGATGGCAAATCCTATTGA
- a CDS encoding PAP/fibrillin family protein — MVGDDATRFALKTELWERVEALGVHRSLFPSSEETINKIVDQLESMNPIPYPLSTNHLSTLLGHWQLVYASRGTIVTRTVASIPDFWGSIKIKQVWQQLERGGDESISASNGALFDLSLLGEWQIQANGVWRWSGDREKAAKVKFGTFSMQATKPFGISLWSFPKIKIPVLEFFQNEALWITSYLDEEMRVGRGATGNLFVFRRRE; from the coding sequence ATGGTAGGGGATGACGCAACAAGATTTGCTTTGAAAACAGAGCTTTGGGAACGAGTAGAAGCACTAGGCGTTCATCGTTCCTTATTTCCGTCCTCTGAAGAGACCATCAATAAAATTGTGGATCAGCTTGAGAGCATGAATCCAATCCCATACCCTTTAAGTACAAACCATCTCTCTACTCTACTCGGACATTGGCAGTTGGTCTACGCCTCTCGCGGAACAATTGTTACACGCACCGTCGCATCAATTCCTGATTTTTGGGGGAGCATCAAAATCAAACAAGTATGGCAACAGCTTGAGAGGGGTGGTGACGAGAGCATTTCTGCCTCCAACGGTGCTCTTTTTGACTTATCTCTCCTTGGGGAATGGCAGATACAGGCTAATGGAGTGTGGCGGTGGAGTGGCGATCGCGAGAAAGCTGCTAAGGTAAAGTTTGGCACATTTTCGATGCAAGCAACCAAGCCATTTGGTATATCTCTTTGGAGTTTTCCTAAAATAAAAATTCCGGTGTTGGAATTCTTTCAGAATGAAGCCTTATGGATCACCTCGTATCTAGATGAGGAAATGAGGGTAGGACGAGGCGCTACAGGTAATTTGTTTGTGTTTCGTCGTCGGGAGTAA
- a CDS encoding phosphatase PAP2 family protein — MGIPHFNKLPEQNPLVQALHTAVKGRARYKVNGLYRSEAFKRYLELKLSNEKGIQQVSANQYTGNVLVLFTNDRSPNAIALLIQNIVFDYRQQIGKSSIKTEAEKIPEVASKAILAEMPLQQPIDKAGRQLILVSGTAVGTLIVSTLLLHRLGLDESILLAIQRLHTPLLDRIMIGITSLGGSVGLPWICLAFATSPIYYNRRSEVTTFGIATVGAIALNYLLKQRFGRARPALWDWIVNVGHYSFPSGHAMMSMVIYGFIGYTLAKEFPHQRKQIFALTILLIAAIGFSRLYLGVHWPTDVAAGYAVGLLWLIVCILGFNLWRKYRFLDPSKSPLKKGTLRVFSPLFKDTVYTQV, encoded by the coding sequence ATGGGAATTCCTCATTTCAACAAACTCCCCGAGCAAAATCCTTTAGTTCAAGCACTACATACTGCTGTCAAAGGAAGAGCAAGATATAAAGTCAATGGGCTTTACCGTTCGGAAGCTTTTAAAAGATACCTTGAACTCAAATTGTCAAATGAGAAAGGCATTCAGCAAGTGAGTGCTAATCAATATACAGGAAATGTTCTCGTTCTTTTTACGAACGATCGCAGCCCAAATGCGATCGCATTACTTATCCAAAACATTGTCTTTGATTACAGACAACAAATTGGAAAATCATCAATCAAGACAGAAGCAGAAAAAATTCCAGAAGTTGCGAGCAAAGCCATATTGGCAGAAATGCCCTTGCAGCAACCGATAGACAAAGCGGGTAGACAACTTATTCTGGTGTCGGGAACGGCTGTTGGTACTTTGATTGTGAGCACTTTGTTGCTACACAGATTGGGGCTTGACGAAAGCATTTTGCTAGCAATTCAGAGATTGCATACGCCACTTCTCGATCGCATTATGATTGGTATAACTTCTCTAGGTGGATCGGTCGGTTTGCCATGGATTTGTTTGGCATTTGCAACTAGCCCGATCTACTACAATCGTCGTTCAGAAGTAACGACTTTTGGCATAGCCACAGTTGGTGCGATCGCGTTAAATTATTTGTTGAAACAACGGTTTGGTAGAGCACGTCCAGCGCTGTGGGATTGGATTGTGAATGTGGGTCACTACAGCTTTCCTAGCGGACATGCCATGATGTCAATGGTGATTTACGGCTTTATTGGCTACACCTTGGCAAAAGAATTTCCTCACCAAAGAAAGCAAATTTTTGCCTTGACCATTCTCTTAATTGCGGCGATCGGTTTTAGTCGGCTTTATCTAGGTGTACACTGGCCTACTGATGTTGCAGCTGGCTATGCAGTTGGGTTGCTGTGGTTAATTGTCTGTATTCTTGGCTTTAATCTATGGCGCAAATATCGCTTTTTAGATCCCTCTAAATCTCCTCTTAAAAAGGGGACTTTAAGAGTATTTTCTCCCCTTTTTAAGGATACGGTGTATACACAAGTCTGA
- a CDS encoding DUF4437 domain-containing protein — MVKAHEDNKSSDSLHNNVNLLHTDTGIQMNKNISVGRKHVESEESLNSVLNFPQVPFEVKNFVSDRHATAQVLSVNEGTGESTQRVVLKKGWNAPVGHFTTDVEIFVLTGVLCQGGFLLRNLSYSFIPAGIPTGPWKTEQDTILLWMPDAVPTYITEDYANLQQIPENSVYHPNMQTHERMTEYVPLQELHAMKWESTTFLPPGSARKSLYTNKKTGRATWILGLVPMWTEGNFYAGHPTTEEAYVICGDVLGHWSMNDDPFNRRYTAMCKDGYYWRPAHIPHGPFWTESGALLLFRTNDRLDCYWILHNPDITQQDQSRLRAALDKGLPKN, encoded by the coding sequence ATGGTTAAAGCACATGAAGACAATAAAAGCTCAGATTCACTCCATAATAATGTGAATCTTTTACACACAGACACGGGTATTCAAATGAACAAAAATATCTCTGTAGGGCGCAAACATGTAGAAAGTGAAGAGTCACTTAACTCAGTTCTCAACTTTCCACAAGTGCCGTTTGAGGTCAAAAACTTTGTTAGCGATCGACACGCTACTGCTCAAGTTTTATCCGTCAACGAAGGTACAGGTGAATCTACACAGCGAGTAGTCCTGAAAAAGGGTTGGAACGCACCTGTTGGTCACTTTACTACGGATGTGGAAATTTTTGTGTTAACAGGTGTACTTTGCCAGGGTGGGTTTTTACTACGCAATCTCAGTTACTCTTTTATCCCGGCTGGCATACCTACTGGTCCTTGGAAAACAGAACAAGACACCATTCTTTTGTGGATGCCAGATGCCGTCCCCACTTACATAACAGAAGATTACGCAAATCTTCAGCAAATCCCGGAAAATTCTGTATATCATCCAAATATGCAGACCCATGAACGGATGACTGAGTATGTTCCATTGCAAGAACTCCACGCAATGAAATGGGAAAGCACAACCTTTTTACCTCCTGGGTCAGCGCGTAAAAGCCTGTATACCAATAAAAAAACTGGACGCGCTACATGGATTCTCGGTCTAGTCCCTATGTGGACTGAAGGCAACTTTTATGCTGGTCATCCTACTACTGAGGAAGCATATGTCATTTGTGGAGATGTGCTTGGACATTGGTCTATGAACGACGATCCTTTTAATAGACGCTACACAGCAATGTGCAAAGACGGCTATTACTGGCGACCTGCACATATTCCACACGGTCCGTTCTGGACAGAAAGTGGAGCACTACTTTTATTTCGTACTAATGACCGCCTGGACTGTTATTGGATACTGCATAACCCAGATATTACTCAGCAAGATCAGTCACGTCTCCGGGCTGCACTTGATAAGGGACTTCCAAAGAATTAA